A genomic stretch from Physeter macrocephalus isolate SW-GA chromosome 12, ASM283717v5, whole genome shotgun sequence includes:
- the LOC102973510 gene encoding 60S acidic ribosomal protein P2-like — protein MRYVVSYLLAALGDNTSPSAKDIKKILDSVGIEADDDQLNKVISELNSKNIEDVIAQGIRKLASMPAGRAVAISAAPGAAVLASGSVPAAAEEKESEESDDDMGFGSFD, from the coding sequence ATGCGTTACGTTGTCTCCTACCTGCTGGCCGCCCTTGGGGACAATACCTCCCCCAGCGCCAAGGACATCAAGAAGATCCTGGACAGCGTGGGCATCGAGGCGGACGATGACCAGCTCAACAAGGTCATCAGTGAGCTAAACAGCAAGAACATTGAGGACGTCATTGCCCAGGGTATCCGCAAGCTGGCCAGCATGCCCGCTGGCAGGGCTGTGGCCATCTCTGCTGCCCCAGGAGCTGCAGTTCTTGCTTCGGGTTCTGTCCCAGCCGCAGCAGAGGAGAAGGAGTCGGAGGAGTCAGATGACGACATGGGATTTGGCTCGTTTGACTAG